The genomic segment GCCGGGTTGCGCCATCCAGGTTTACCTGTACAACGAAGATGCCAGCCCGGCCTGGTCGGTGAAAGGAACCGTCGGCGACGTGTCGGCGGAAGAATCTTCCGACGCCGCGACGCTGGCCCGCCTGGCGGAAACCCGCGAGCCGCTGTTGTATTCCGGCACTTCCCTTGCGCGGGAGCACTATGCGCACCTCGATGTGCGGCGAACAGTTGCATCGGTGGCGTATGTGCCCATCCTGCTCGACGAGCTGCTGGTGGGGGCGATTGAAGCCATCGGTTTCGGGCAGCTGTTGAACAAAGATGACATTGCAGCGCTGGAGCAATTGACGGATTTGTCCGCCCTGGCGCTGGCCACTGCGCTGGCCTACGAGAATGAGCGCAACAGCAACCTCGACTCGATCACCCGTCTCACGCAGTTGTATGACGTCGAAAAAGTGTTCAACTCCACCCTGCAGATCAACGAACTGATGCCCACGATCTGCGCCAAAGTCCGGGAATTGCTCAGCTGCCAGGCGGTGAATCTCTACATGGTGCAGGACGAAGACCTGGTGCTGATGGCCCGCGACGGCGAAGACGAGACCGTGGCGCTGGACGGTGCCGCCGGTCCCATCATTGCCCAGATGGGCGACGCGGGGGAACCGGTGTTGGTCGCGGATCCCAACGATCCGCGCCTGGCGCAGCGCAACGGAGACTTGCAAGCTGGCAGAATCGTTGGCCTCATGGCCGCGCCGGTGGTCTACGAAGAGTCGCTGGTGGCGGTACTGGAGTGCGTCAACAAGGACAACGGGGCCGCCTTTGACGAGGACGACCTCTTCTTCCTGACCATGATGACGCAAACCGCCTCGGGCGCGCTGCACAACGCCAGCCTGCTGGAGGCGGAGAAGAAGATCGAGATTCTGGAAACCCTGGTCTCAATCAGCCACGAGATCACCTCCACTCTGAACCTGGAGCGCGTGCTGCAGGTGGTGGTCAACGGCCCGCAGCGGATCATGACCTACGACCGCGCGGCGGTGGCGATGGAAAGAAAGGGCCGGCTGCAGCTCAAGGCTGTGTCGGGAATGCTGGAGATCGTCAATACCGATCCGCAAATTCGGCTCCTGCGCGAAGCGCTGGAATTTGCCTCGCAATACGACAAGCCTCTCTACGTCGTCGCGCGTGGAGACACTGTCGAAGCCGACCGCGAGGAGACGCAGCAGAAATTCCTGAACTACTTCCGTGAAAGCAATGTCCGGGCATGGTATTCGGTACCGCTGGCCGATGACCAGGGCCGGCTTGGAGTGCTGGTTTTTGAAAGCACCAATCCCGATTTCCTGGGCGAGGCACAGTTCGAGTTCATCAACGTGGTGGCGTCGCAGGCGACGGTCGCACTGCGCAACGCTTCGCTATACGAGGAAGTCCCGCTGATCGGCGTGCTGGAGCCGATTCTTCACAAAAAACGTCAATTCATGGCGATGGAGAGGCAACGGAAAGGCGCAACCCTGGCGCTGGCCGCCGCTGCCGTGCTGTTCCTTCTTTTCGTGCCATTGCCGATGCGAGTCGCAGGGGACGCGACCGTGTCGCCGCACAGCAGTTCCAACGTGCAGGCGGAAGTCGACGGCGTCGTGCGCAACGTTTACGTGCATGAAGGCGACCAGGTGGCCAAGGGCGCGGTACTGGCCGACATGAACGACTGGGATCACCGGGCGGCGCTAGCGGCGGCGGAAGCCAAGCGGGCAACGGCACAGGCGGCGATGAATCGCGCCCTGGCTGCCAACGATGGCACCGAGGCCGGCATACAGCGCGTGCAGGCCGATTACTGGGAGGCGGAGACCACGCGCGCCCGCGAACGCCTGGAAAGAACGAAGCTACGCTCCCCGATCGATGGTGTCGTAGCAACGCCGCAAGTCGACACTCTGGCCGGCACCAAGCTGGCGGTTGGGGAAACTTTCGCCAATGTGATCAACACCTCGCATGCCACGATGGACGTTGCGATCGATGAAACCGACCTCCCGCTGCTGCGGTCCGGCCAGACAGCCACGGTGAAGCTGGACAGTTTTCCGCTGCGCCGGTTCCACGGACACGTGGAGATCATTAGCCCGGTCAGCAAGGCGCAGGAAGACAAGCGCGTGTTCTTCGCGCGTGTAGATATTCCCAACCAGCAAGGCCTCATCCGGCCGGGCATGTCGGGGCTCACCAAGGTGAGCGTGGGCTGGAGGCCGTCGGGCTACGTGGTCTTTCGCGGCTTTGGGATGTGGCTGTGGACGAAATTGTGGGGCTGGTTCGGATGGTGAGTAAACACATTTCAGTTTCACGTTCGGTTGTGACTTTTCGTGGAGTTTTGGAGGCGTTGTGAAGCGTTCCTGGTTATGGCTTGCGTTTGGATTAGTGCTGGCGGTCATCGCCATGGGTTGCAGCGGCGATCGCGCGACTGTGGTCAGGGCTGCGGCGGCGGCTCCGTTGCCGGCGGCCGCGCCGGCGCCCAAGCTTGTGCGCTCCGAAGGGTTCCAGGCTTCCGGGCCGCTGGTGGTCGAGAACCAGTTGGACTTGGCGGCACAGCGGGAAGGCGTCGTGGCGAAAATCCTGGCCGATGTCGGTACGCGCGTCCGCAAAGGGCAGCTGTTGGCGGAGTTGGATAACCGCCAACTGATGGCGCAGCACGATGCAGCCACTGCCAAAGCGCTCGCGGCGGCCGAAGACGCGAAGAATTGGCGGACCCAGATCCAGTTGGTAGCAACCGACCTGGCCCGCGACGAGGAAATGTACAAGTACAAGCTGATCACACAGCAGCAACTGGAGCACGCGCGTTTCAGGCTCGAGGGAGCAAAGCAACAAGCCGAGAGAGAGGCGCAGACCACCAAGGAAGCACAACAACAGGCGAAAGCCATGGCATTGGAACTGGAGAAGACGCGCATCTTGGCGCCCTTCGATGGTGTCGTGGCGCGACGCTATGTCAGGGTGGGCCAGCGCGTGACCCTCAACGATCGTCTCTTCTGGGTGACGGCGACGGAGCCGCTGAACGTGAAGTTCACGCTGCCGCAGGAATTCGTGAACAGGGTCAGGGTAGGCGATGTGGTGCAGGTATCGGTAGCATTTGAAAAGGGCGAGGAGCACGCGGCCAAGGTGACCCTGGTAAGTCCGGTGGTGGATCCGGCTAGCGGCACTGTTGAATTGCAGGCGCAGGTGGTGGGACCGCCGAAGGAACTGCGCCCCGGCATGACTGTGAACATCAACGTGAAGCCACAATGAACCTGGCTCGAGTCCTGGAAGAATCGGCGGAGGAAGTACCGGCGTTGTCACAGCGGCAGGCACTGCCGCGTCCGCACCCGCGACTGGTTGTTCGCGAACATCAGGAACGTGACGGCAAGATCTTTGTCATGCTGATCCCGGGCCGCCGTCCACCTTGTTATTTCCGCGTAACTGAACTGCAATACCGGGTTGCCATGCTGTTCGATGGACAGCGCACCCCGGCGCAGGTGGCACAAGTGGCGGCGTCACAGCTAGGCGTGCAACTCACGACCGAGGACGTGACTGCCTTTGCCGAGATGTTGGAAGATTGGCAGTTCTGGTATCGCACGCCGCAAGAGGAGAGCGTGGCGCTATGTCATCACCTCATGCATGAGCGC from the Terriglobales bacterium genome contains:
- a CDS encoding efflux RND transporter periplasmic adaptor subunit, which encodes MKRSWLWLAFGLVLAVIAMGCSGDRATVVRAAAAAPLPAAAPAPKLVRSEGFQASGPLVVENQLDLAAQREGVVAKILADVGTRVRKGQLLAELDNRQLMAQHDAATAKALAAAEDAKNWRTQIQLVATDLARDEEMYKYKLITQQQLEHARFRLEGAKQQAEREAQTTKEAQQQAKAMALELEKTRILAPFDGVVARRYVRVGQRVTLNDRLFWVTATEPLNVKFTLPQEFVNRVRVGDVVQVSVAFEKGEEHAAKVTLVSPVVDPASGTVELQAQVVGPPKELRPGMTVNINVKPQ
- a CDS encoding efflux RND transporter periplasmic adaptor subunit; the encoded protein is MATQRPAPFIPESDFAGLLLAEREVAPRAQVIAQEAAALLPGCAIQVYLYNEDASPAWSVKGTVGDVSAEESSDAATLARLAETREPLLYSGTSLAREHYAHLDVRRTVASVAYVPILLDELLVGAIEAIGFGQLLNKDDIAALEQLTDLSALALATALAYENERNSNLDSITRLTQLYDVEKVFNSTLQINELMPTICAKVRELLSCQAVNLYMVQDEDLVLMARDGEDETVALDGAAGPIIAQMGDAGEPVLVADPNDPRLAQRNGDLQAGRIVGLMAAPVVYEESLVAVLECVNKDNGAAFDEDDLFFLTMMTQTASGALHNASLLEAEKKIEILETLVSISHEITSTLNLERVLQVVVNGPQRIMTYDRAAVAMERKGRLQLKAVSGMLEIVNTDPQIRLLREALEFASQYDKPLYVVARGDTVEADREETQQKFLNYFRESNVRAWYSVPLADDQGRLGVLVFESTNPDFLGEAQFEFINVVASQATVALRNASLYEEVPLIGVLEPILHKKRQFMAMERQRKGATLALAAAAVLFLLFVPLPMRVAGDATVSPHSSSNVQAEVDGVVRNVYVHEGDQVAKGAVLADMNDWDHRAALAAAEAKRATAQAAMNRALAANDGTEAGIQRVQADYWEAETTRARERLERTKLRSPIDGVVATPQVDTLAGTKLAVGETFANVINTSHATMDVAIDETDLPLLRSGQTATVKLDSFPLRRFHGHVEIISPVSKAQEDKRVFFARVDIPNQQGLIRPGMSGLTKVSVGWRPSGYVVFRGFGMWLWTKLWGWFGW